A part of bacterium genomic DNA contains:
- the ispG gene encoding 4-hydroxy-3-methylbut-2-en-1-yl diphosphate synthase (catalyzes the conversion of 2C-methyl-D-erythritol 2,4-cyclodiphosphate into 4-hydroxy-3-methyl-2-en-1-yl diphosphate; involved in isoprenoid synthesis) — protein MSGARRKTVVVDIGGVKVGGTHPIVVQSMTNTDTADAAATAAQVKALAAAGSELVRVTVNNEEAAQAVPEIVRRLRDDGVTVPIIGDFHYNGHLLLTKYPACAAALDKYRINPGNVGAKHRDENFRTIIQVALEYGKPVRIGVNWGSLDQRLLTELMDENARRPEPLDARDVMIEAMIESALRSAALAEETGLPHDRIVLSAKVSGVPDLVDVYRRLAARCDYPLHLGLTEAGMGTKGVIATTAGLAILLHEGIGDTIRVSLTPQPGGDRAEEVRVAQQILQSLGLRSFEPQVTSCPGCGRTTSTFFQQMAEQIQGYIRERMPEWRVRYPGVEEMRVAVMGCVVNGPGESKHANIGISLPGTFEEPKAPVYIDGQLHTTLRGEGLVEEFLRLLDGYVEAKYGAAKR, from the coding sequence ATGAGCGGAGCGCGCAGGAAGACGGTCGTCGTCGACATCGGCGGCGTGAAGGTGGGCGGGACGCACCCGATCGTGGTGCAGTCGATGACGAACACGGACACGGCGGACGCCGCGGCGACCGCCGCGCAGGTCAAGGCCCTGGCCGCAGCGGGGAGCGAGCTGGTCCGCGTCACGGTGAACAACGAAGAAGCGGCGCAGGCCGTGCCGGAGATCGTGCGGCGGCTGCGCGACGACGGCGTCACCGTCCCGATCATCGGCGACTTCCACTACAACGGCCACCTCCTGCTCACGAAGTACCCGGCGTGCGCGGCGGCGCTGGACAAGTACCGGATCAATCCGGGCAACGTCGGCGCCAAGCATCGGGACGAGAACTTCCGCACGATCATCCAGGTCGCGCTGGAGTACGGCAAGCCGGTCCGCATCGGCGTGAACTGGGGCTCGCTGGACCAGCGTCTCCTCACGGAGCTGATGGACGAGAACGCGCGTCGGCCGGAGCCGCTCGACGCCCGGGACGTGATGATCGAGGCGATGATCGAGAGCGCGCTGCGCTCGGCCGCCCTCGCGGAGGAGACGGGGCTGCCGCACGACCGGATCGTCCTTTCGGCCAAGGTCTCCGGCGTGCCGGATCTCGTGGACGTGTACCGCCGGCTCGCGGCGCGGTGCGACTACCCGCTGCACCTCGGGCTGACCGAGGCGGGCATGGGGACCAAGGGCGTCATCGCCACCACCGCGGGCCTGGCCATCCTGCTGCACGAAGGGATCGGCGACACGATCCGTGTCTCGCTCACGCCGCAGCCCGGCGGCGACCGTGCGGAAGAGGTGCGCGTGGCGCAGCAGATCCTCCAGTCGTTGGGGCTGAGGAGCTTCGAGCCGCAGGTCACGTCGTGCCCGGGCTGCGGCCGGACCACGAGCACGTTCTTCCAGCAGATGGCCGAGCAGATCCAGGGCTACATCCGGGAGCGCATGCCCGAGTGGCGCGTGCGCTACCCGGGCGTGGAGGAGATGCGGGTCGCGGTCATGGGGTGTGTGGTGAACGGCCCGGGCGAGTCCAAGCACGCGAACATCGGCATCTCCCTGCCCGGCACGTTCGAGGAGCCCAAGGCGCCGGTCTACATCGATGGCCAGCTCCACACCACCCTCAGGGGCGAGGGGCTGGTGGAGGAGTTCCTGCGGCTGCTGGACGGGTACGTGGAGGCGAAGTACGGGGCGGCGAAGCGGTGA
- a CDS encoding peptidase M16 — protein sequence MLRPPPAAVRGCGPRGLPVDPDRPPGYPLSAGTSERGKENRMTVRSVIAAGLLLGLVAGPAAAQTAPPIEFTEFTLPNGLRVIVHEDHSTPIVAVNVWYDVGSAHEEPGRSGFAHLFEHMLFQETENLDAGEIMRLIPAAGGTFNGTTNSDRTNYFEILPANRLNLSLWTHRERMAKLRVNADNFAREREVVKEERRRSYENSPYAEAVAITLDTLLNDWPPYDHPVIGSMADLDAATVDDVRRFYERYYVPNNATIVIAGDVTVDEVRKLVEQYFGDIPRGPDLPPLPPPTPTPRTDGERRVTVEDKLATLPLLAMGFNIPPHDHPDTYALQLLSSIFSEGESSRLHRRLVKEERAALQVLSGLNSRLGPGSFIFYAFPNQGVPTERLEALIAEEIQKLKDEGVTERELQKAKNQLRASQIMGRQTVMAKTEALHHFRRYHGDPAEINRDLDRYMAVTAEDIRAAARKYLTEANRTVLTVVPPQRASSGTDAAGSGSTPGAE from the coding sequence ATGCTCCGGCCACCTCCGGCCGCAGTCCGTGGATGCGGCCCACGGGGCCTGCCGGTTGACCCCGACCGACCCCCGGGATACCCTTTGTCAGCCGGAACTTCCGAACGTGGAAAGGAGAACCGGATGACCGTTCGATCCGTCATCGCGGCGGGGCTCTTGCTGGGCCTGGTCGCCGGCCCGGCCGCGGCACAGACCGCGCCGCCGATCGAGTTCACAGAGTTCACGCTGCCGAACGGGCTGCGCGTGATCGTGCACGAGGACCACTCCACGCCCATCGTCGCGGTCAACGTGTGGTACGACGTCGGGAGCGCGCACGAGGAGCCCGGCCGGTCGGGCTTCGCGCACCTGTTCGAGCACATGCTCTTCCAGGAGACGGAGAACCTGGACGCGGGCGAGATCATGCGCCTGATCCCGGCCGCGGGCGGGACGTTCAACGGCACGACGAACTCGGACCGGACCAACTACTTCGAGATCCTCCCCGCCAACCGGCTGAACCTCTCGCTGTGGACGCACCGCGAGCGGATGGCGAAGCTCCGGGTGAACGCGGACAACTTCGCCCGTGAGCGGGAGGTGGTGAAGGAGGAACGGCGCCGCTCGTACGAGAACTCGCCGTACGCGGAAGCCGTCGCCATCACGCTGGACACGCTGCTCAACGACTGGCCGCCGTACGACCACCCGGTCATCGGCAGCATGGCCGACCTGGACGCGGCCACGGTGGACGACGTGCGCCGGTTCTACGAGCGGTACTACGTGCCGAACAACGCGACCATCGTGATCGCGGGCGACGTGACGGTGGACGAGGTGCGGAAGCTGGTCGAGCAGTACTTCGGCGACATTCCGCGCGGCCCGGACCTGCCGCCGCTGCCGCCGCCGACGCCCACGCCCCGGACGGATGGTGAGCGCCGCGTCACGGTGGAAGACAAGCTCGCGACGCTGCCGCTCCTCGCGATGGGCTTCAACATCCCGCCGCACGACCACCCGGACACGTACGCGCTGCAACTGCTCTCGTCCATCTTCAGCGAGGGTGAGTCGAGCCGGCTGCACCGCCGGCTGGTCAAGGAGGAGCGGGCGGCGCTCCAGGTGCTCTCGGGGTTGAACAGCCGTCTCGGGCCGGGGTCGTTCATCTTCTACGCCTTCCCGAACCAGGGCGTGCCCACGGAGCGGCTCGAGGCGCTGATCGCCGAGGAGATCCAGAAGCTGAAGGATGAAGGCGTGACCGAGCGCGAGCTCCAGAAGGCGAAGAACCAGCTCCGCGCGAGTCAGATCATGGGGCGCCAGACGGTGATGGCGAAGACGGAGGCGCTGCACCATTTCCGCCGCTACCACGGCGACCCGGCCGAGATCAACCGAGACCTGGACCGGTACATGGCGGTCACCGCGGAGGACATCCGCGCCGCCGCCCGCAAGTATCTCACCGAGGCGAACCGGACCGTCCTGACGGTCGTGCCGCCGCAGCGTGCGTCCTCCGGGACGGATGCGGCGGGTTCGGGCTCCACGCCGGGCGCCGAGTGA
- a CDS encoding damage-inducible protein DinB: MPISETFLPEFDQEMATTRRLLERVPSEKGTWKPHEKSFPLGHLAQLISRMPGWITLALHNTRLDLSGFVPYTYEPTEKLVAEFDRNVREAREALAAATDEDFAVQWSLTHGDRVLMTLSRREIVRQNINHLVHHRGQLSVYLRLLDVPLPPIYGPTADERVRSVGLAGPALPRRAARAHCIRPRIQTSAAEAG; the protein is encoded by the coding sequence ATGCCCATCAGCGAGACCTTCCTGCCCGAGTTCGATCAGGAGATGGCGACGACGCGCCGCTTGCTCGAGCGCGTGCCGAGCGAGAAAGGGACGTGGAAGCCCCACGAGAAGTCCTTCCCTCTCGGCCACCTCGCCCAGCTCATCTCCCGCATGCCGGGGTGGATCACCCTGGCGCTCCACAATACGAGGCTCGACCTCAGCGGTTTCGTGCCGTACACCTACGAGCCGACGGAGAAGCTGGTCGCCGAGTTCGATCGCAACGTCCGCGAGGCGCGGGAGGCGCTGGCCGCCGCGACGGACGAGGACTTCGCGGTGCAGTGGTCGCTCACGCACGGCGACCGGGTCCTGATGACCCTCTCGCGGCGGGAGATCGTGCGGCAGAACATCAACCACCTGGTCCACCACCGTGGTCAACTGAGCGTGTACCTGCGGCTGCTGGACGTGCCGCTGCCGCCGATCTACGGCCCGACGGCGGACGAGCGGGTTCGTTCCGTCGGGCTTGCGGGACCGGCCTTGCCGCGGCGCGCAGCGCGGGCGCATTGTATCCGCCCACGGATACAAACCTCGGCCGCCGAGGCCGGCTGA
- a CDS encoding S9 family peptidase, producing MRARARFASAFVLAVSLAAPSPSRVAAQQLKPRFSIDDVVSYNFPYDLVAARKADRIAWIEFERGMRNVYTAAAPDFEPVRLTSFTEDDGVDLSDLQISDDGSIVAFIRGHTRNREGWVANPSSDPRGAERAVWAVSTSGGKPWRVVQADAFQLSPDGKWVAYVRDGQIHRAPVNPGLAASQDLDATPPLFRAYGINGSPTWSPDGRRIAFVSDRGDHSFIGVYDLDNPRIVYLAPSVDRDANPVWSPDGKRIAFQRRPGLSFGEMAARQRQGGGFGGPQRRAADDALPGMFEARFRGGHTLELWVADAETGEGRRAWHNQPGDTAFTSLAGLRWAGEHLIFPAEPGNWRHWYSISLKDPKPEPIELTPGEGEVEFVGLSADGRYLYYAANIGDIDRRHIWRVETSGGRPRQLTKGDGIETYPAPLASGKFVAVLHSTAKRPLSVALVPADGGEPRVITKLPETFPLAQQVIPTNVTLTAEDGVRFNNQLFLPPDLRPGQKRPALIFIHGGPRRQMLLGYHYMYFYHMAYAINQYFANKGYVVLSVNYRSGIGYGKQFRMAPNVGRNGMEEYRDILAAGKYLASRPDVDPTRIGVWGLSYGGILTAQALARNSDLFAAGVDIAGVHMWGDPADTASVMYKSSSAPLVANWRSPVLLVHGDDDRNVSFSQTVGLVQLLRAHDVPFELIVFPDEVHDFLIHERWMKTFKAADDFFDRTLIRKEPVRDLTTAAGGGR from the coding sequence ATGCGCGCCCGCGCCCGTTTCGCGTCCGCGTTCGTTCTCGCGGTGTCGCTCGCCGCGCCGTCGCCGTCGCGCGTCGCCGCGCAGCAACTGAAGCCCCGGTTCTCGATCGACGACGTCGTCTCGTACAACTTCCCGTACGATCTCGTGGCCGCGCGCAAGGCGGACCGCATCGCGTGGATCGAGTTCGAGCGCGGCATGCGGAACGTGTACACCGCGGCGGCGCCGGACTTCGAGCCGGTGCGGCTGACCTCGTTCACCGAGGACGACGGCGTGGACCTCTCCGACCTCCAGATCTCGGACGACGGCTCCATCGTCGCCTTCATCCGCGGCCACACGCGGAACCGGGAGGGGTGGGTCGCCAACCCGTCCAGCGACCCGCGCGGCGCGGAGCGCGCGGTCTGGGCGGTGAGCACGAGCGGCGGCAAGCCGTGGCGGGTGGTCCAGGCGGACGCCTTCCAGCTCTCGCCGGACGGGAAGTGGGTGGCGTACGTGCGGGACGGGCAGATCCACCGCGCGCCCGTCAACCCGGGACTCGCGGCGTCGCAGGACCTGGACGCCACGCCGCCGCTGTTCCGCGCGTACGGCATCAACGGCAGCCCCACGTGGTCGCCGGACGGGCGCAGGATCGCGTTCGTGAGCGACCGGGGCGACCACTCGTTCATCGGCGTCTACGACCTCGACAACCCGCGCATCGTCTACCTGGCGCCCAGTGTGGACCGGGATGCGAACCCCGTGTGGTCGCCCGACGGCAAGCGCATCGCGTTCCAGCGGCGGCCGGGCCTGAGCTTCGGCGAAATGGCGGCGCGTCAGCGGCAGGGTGGCGGCTTCGGCGGGCCGCAGCGCCGCGCCGCAGACGATGCGTTGCCCGGCATGTTCGAGGCGCGCTTCCGCGGAGGCCACACCCTCGAGCTGTGGGTCGCGGACGCGGAGACGGGGGAGGGCAGGAGGGCGTGGCACAACCAGCCGGGCGACACCGCCTTCACCAGTCTCGCCGGGCTCCGCTGGGCGGGCGAGCACCTGATCTTCCCTGCGGAGCCCGGGAACTGGCGGCACTGGTACAGCATCTCGCTGAAGGATCCGAAGCCCGAGCCCATCGAGCTCACGCCGGGTGAGGGCGAGGTGGAGTTCGTGGGGCTGTCGGCGGACGGGCGCTACCTGTACTACGCCGCGAACATCGGCGACATCGACCGTCGCCACATCTGGCGCGTCGAGACCTCCGGCGGCCGCCCGCGCCAGCTCACGAAGGGCGACGGCATCGAGACGTACCCTGCGCCGCTCGCGTCGGGCAAGTTCGTCGCGGTGCTGCACTCGACGGCGAAGCGGCCGCTGTCCGTGGCGCTGGTGCCGGCCGATGGCGGCGAACCGCGCGTGATCACGAAGCTCCCGGAGACGTTCCCGCTGGCGCAACAGGTGATACCGACCAACGTCACGCTCACGGCGGAAGACGGCGTCCGGTTCAACAACCAGCTCTTCCTGCCGCCGGACCTGCGGCCCGGCCAGAAGCGGCCGGCGCTGATCTTCATCCACGGCGGCCCGCGCCGGCAGATGCTGCTCGGCTACCACTACATGTACTTCTACCACATGGCCTACGCGATCAACCAGTACTTCGCGAACAAGGGCTATGTGGTGCTCTCGGTCAACTACCGCAGCGGCATCGGCTACGGCAAGCAGTTCCGCATGGCGCCGAACGTGGGGCGGAACGGGATGGAGGAGTACCGGGACATCCTCGCGGCGGGGAAGTACCTGGCGAGCCGGCCGGACGTGGATCCCACGCGCATCGGCGTCTGGGGGCTCTCCTACGGCGGGATCCTCACGGCGCAGGCGCTGGCGCGGAACTCGGACCTCTTCGCCGCGGGCGTGGACATCGCCGGTGTGCACATGTGGGGCGATCCGGCGGACACGGCGTCGGTGATGTACAAGTCATCGTCGGCGCCGCTCGTGGCGAACTGGCGTTCGCCGGTGCTGCTGGTGCACGGGGACGACGACCGCAACGTCTCGTTCTCGCAGACCGTGGGGCTGGTGCAGCTCCTGCGCGCGCACGACGTGCCGTTCGAGCTGATCGTCTTCCCCGACGAGGTGCACGATTTCCTCATCCACGAGCGCTGGATGAAGACGTTCAAGGCAGCGGACGACTTCTTCGACCGGACGCTGATCCGGAAGGAGCCGGTGCGGGACCTCACCACGGCCGCCGGGGGCGGCAGGTGA